The stretch of DNA TGTGGGGCTCCTATTAGTTAAAGCTTCTGTCTATGGGTGGGGGTCCCTTCAAAGGGGGTTTGTGGTTGAAACAATAACCTGGAGCAAAGCCACAGTGGTGTTGTTTGAATCTACTCATCTTCCTCTCTTCCGCAGGCAATGTCGGGTAACATGTCCTCCCCCTGCCCTAGGAACGGCTCTGAGGCCTGGCAGGCTCCTTCCTTCACTCGGGCTGCGCAGTTCCGCGTGGGCGCCACGATGCTGCTCTTCTCCTTCGCGGCGGTCAGTAACCTGGCCGTGCTGGTCAGCGTGGCGCGGGGGGGCGGCCGCCGGCTCTCTCCGCGGCTCCGACCCCTCATCGTCAGCCTGGCGCTGGCTGACCTCATGATGACCTTCGTGGTGATGCCTCTGGACGCCGTGTGGAACGTGACGGTACAGTGGTACGCGGGCGACGCGCTCTGTAAGCTCCTGTGCTTCCTCAAGCTGTTTGCCATGCACTCCTCCGCATTCATCTTGGTGGTCATCAGCCTGGACCGGCACGCTGCCATCCTGCACCCCCTGAGCTCCCTCGACTCCGAGAGACGCAACAAGAGGATGCTGCTGATGGCCTGGAGCGCCAGCCTGCTGCTCGCCTCCCCACAGGTACTGCAGGGGGGTGGGGTCTCTAACCCTCACATGTCATACTGCTCCTCCCATGGGGTGGGGTCTCTAACCCTCACATGTCATGCTGCTCCTCCCTGGGGGGTGGGGTCTAACCCTCACATGTTCTGCTGCTCCTCCCATGGGGGATGGGATCTCAAACCCTCAcatgtcctgctgctcctcccatgGGAGGCAGGATGTCTAACCCTCACATGTCATACTGCTCCACCCATGGGGGGGGGTCTAACCATCAcatgtcctgctgctcctccctgGGGGGCGGGGTCTAACCCTCACATGTTCTGCTGCTCCTCCCATGGGGGGTGGGATCTCAAACCCTCAcatgtcctgctgctcctcccatgGGAGGCAGGATCTCTAACCCTCAAATATCCTGCTGCTCTTCCCATGGGGGTGGGTCTCTAACCCTCCtacagtctctcagctctaacctgCTCTTtttggtttagtggttagagctgagagactgtgGGAGACAGTGTTGCTCTAGtggtagagctgagagactgggagggagggaggcagtgtgacccTAGTGGTTGAGCTCAAGGACTTGGAGGGAGGTAGACAGTGTAGTGGCAGTGAGGGGCTGCTGTGCTCTCTAATTGGGCTGATGAGGGTCTCTCTTGCTCTGCTCCAGCTGTTCATCTTCCGGACAATCAAGGCGGGGAATGCAGACTTCACGCAGTGTGTGACTCACGGGAGCTTCCGGCAGCACTGGCAGGAGACACTGTACAACATGTTCCACTTCATCACACTCTACGTCATGCCCCTGTTCGTCATGATCTTCTGCTACGCACGCATCCTGCTGGAGGTCAACCGgcagatgaagaaaaacaaaggtaTGGGGGTCG from Polyodon spathula isolate WHYD16114869_AA unplaced genomic scaffold, ASM1765450v1 scaffolds_1598, whole genome shotgun sequence encodes:
- the LOC121309961 gene encoding gonadotropin-releasing hormone II receptor-like encodes the protein MSGNMSSPCPRNGSEAWQAPSFTRAAQFRVGATMLLFSFAAVSNLAVLVSVARGGGRRLSPRLRPLIVSLALADLMMTFVVMPLDAVWNVTVQWYAGDALCKLLCFLKLFAMHSSAFILVVISLDRHAAILHPLSSLDSERRNKRMLLMAWSASLLLASPQLFIFRTIKAGNADFTQCVTHGSFRQHWQETLYNMFHFITLYVMPLFVMIFCYARILLEVNRQMKKNKAGDSCLRRSGTDQIPKARLKTLKMTIIIVASFVICWTPYYLLGIWYWFHPQMLRETPEYVNHILFLFGHLNTCSDPVIYGLYTPSFRADLACCWHRRTPDSLQTTDQSEHCHEGAGPERGRKGGQGRSEGSKGEAGPEGEQ